From Cyanobium sp. Tous-M-B4, the proteins below share one genomic window:
- a CDS encoding lysophospholipid acyltransferase family protein, protein MKKRTLLNNRVLASLAGTALNCYGELFVRTSRIRIQAHPDTYRLVREQGAAVIYALWHRHAFFIPLLRRFDRRRVAVLLSSHRDAQIVAVAVRLRGLVVVEGSSTRGGLQAYYLLRRALQQCQPVCITPDGPKGPAELVKSGAIHLAQQSGCPIVPVSVSCSRSYRLRSWDRSVLPLPLSRVVVQLGEPLWLHDSLVDSQELLAERLRHGAGLAGECP, encoded by the coding sequence GTGAAAAAGCGAACCCTGCTTAACAACCGAGTGCTGGCAAGCCTTGCCGGTACGGCGCTCAATTGCTACGGGGAGCTGTTTGTGCGTACCTCGCGGATCCGCATTCAGGCCCATCCCGACACCTATCGGTTGGTTCGGGAACAGGGGGCCGCAGTGATTTACGCCCTCTGGCATCGTCACGCCTTTTTTATTCCCTTATTGCGTCGCTTTGATCGGCGCCGGGTGGCAGTGCTGCTCAGTAGCCATCGGGATGCCCAGATCGTGGCCGTGGCAGTGCGCTTACGCGGTTTGGTGGTGGTGGAGGGTTCCTCCACCCGTGGTGGCCTGCAGGCCTACTACTTGCTGCGCCGCGCTCTGCAGCAATGCCAGCCTGTTTGCATCACTCCAGATGGGCCTAAGGGCCCGGCTGAGTTGGTCAAAAGTGGGGCTATTCATCTTGCCCAGCAATCGGGCTGCCCGATTGTGCCGGTTTCTGTTTCCTGTTCCCGCAGCTATCGCTTGCGCTCCTGGGACCGGTCGGTGTTGCCCTTGCCCCTGTCGCGAGTGGTTGTGCAGCTGGGCGAGCCGCTATGGCTGCACGACAGCTTGGTGGATAGCCAGGAGCTGCTGGCGGAGCGATTGCGCCATGGGGCCGGCCTGGCTGGTGAGTGCCCGTGA
- the ndhC gene encoding photosynthetic/respiratory NAD(P)H-quinone oxidoreductase subunit C: protein MFVLSGYDAFVGFLLISAAVPVLALLANKLLSPQSRKGERELTYESGMEPIGGAWIQFNIRYYMFALVFVIFDVETVFLYPWAVAFHRLGLLAFIEALIFIAILVVALAYAWRKGALEWS from the coding sequence ATGTTCGTGCTCTCCGGCTACGACGCTTTTGTTGGCTTCCTGCTGATTTCGGCGGCGGTGCCAGTGCTGGCGTTGCTAGCCAACAAATTGCTGTCACCCCAGAGCCGCAAAGGCGAGCGCGAGCTCACCTACGAATCGGGTATGGAGCCGATTGGCGGCGCCTGGATTCAATTCAATATTCGCTATTACATGTTTGCTTTGGTCTTCGTCATCTTTGACGTGGAGACTGTCTTTCTGTACCCCTGGGCCGTGGCATTCCACCGCCTTGGCCTGCTGGCCTTTATCGAAGCCCTTATCTTCATCGCCATCCTTGTAGTGGCACTCGCCTACGCCTGGCGCAAAGGCGCCCTTGAGTGGAGCTGA
- a CDS encoding ABC transporter ATP-binding protein, with the protein MENLSVRWGSRCVLDQVNLHVAPGERLVVVGPSGAGKSTILRLLAGLQLPSSGSLSLHGIPQTYLRLDQRQPQDVRLVFQNPALLGSLTVRENVGFLLYRHGRLAERDIRERVGAALQAVGLQGIEEQMPAELSGGMQKRVSFARALIDDPAKPNEQMPLLLFDEPTAGLDPMACTRIEDLIVRTTEVARATSVVVSHVHSTIERSAERVVLLYDGQFRWSGTVEEYRSCSDPYVVQFRSGSLRGPMQPAEL; encoded by the coding sequence ATGGAGAACCTCAGCGTGCGCTGGGGCAGCCGCTGCGTTCTTGACCAAGTAAACCTGCACGTCGCCCCCGGCGAGCGCCTAGTGGTGGTTGGGCCTTCCGGAGCGGGTAAGTCAACCATCCTGCGTCTGCTGGCAGGACTGCAGCTGCCCAGCAGCGGCAGCTTGAGTCTCCATGGCATCCCTCAGACCTACTTGCGTCTAGACCAGCGTCAGCCTCAGGACGTACGGCTGGTGTTTCAGAACCCGGCCTTACTTGGCTCCCTCACCGTGCGTGAAAACGTCGGCTTCCTGCTCTATCGCCACGGCCGCTTAGCTGAACGAGACATAAGGGAGCGAGTGGGCGCAGCCCTGCAGGCGGTGGGGCTGCAAGGCATCGAGGAGCAAATGCCTGCGGAGCTCAGCGGCGGCATGCAGAAGCGGGTGAGCTTTGCCCGTGCCCTAATCGACGACCCGGCCAAGCCAAATGAACAGATGCCCCTGCTGCTGTTCGACGAACCGACGGCCGGCCTGGATCCGATGGCTTGTACCCGAATCGAAGATCTAATCGTGCGCACCACAGAGGTGGCCCGGGCCACCTCTGTGGTGGTGAGCCATGTGCACAGCACCATCGAACGCTCTGCGGAGCGGGTTGTGCTGCTTTACGACGGTCAATTCCGCTGGAGCGGCACGGTTGAGGAATACCGCAGCTGCAGCGATCCCTACGTGGTGCAGTTCAGGAGCGGTAGTCTGCGCGGACCAATGCAGCCTGCGGAGCTCTGA
- the psbF gene encoding cytochrome b559 subunit beta, translating into MTQAPVSTTPRNYPIFTVRWLSVHALGVPTVFFLGCLAAMQFVRR; encoded by the coding sequence ATGACACAAGCACCTGTTTCCACCACACCCCGCAACTATCCGATCTTCACAGTTCGGTGGCTGTCGGTGCATGCCCTCGGCGTTCCCACGGTCTTTTTCCTGGGATGTCTTGCGGCTATGCAATTTGTTCGCCGCTGA
- a CDS encoding rubredoxin, with protein MSSDQVPGPQPEASEPSEVIEAELGPQVEAAVSVDLSVDSSVDPVEDPDTHRFECRSCGFVYDPEEGVRKLAIAPGTPFTQLDPIGFRCPVCRSRVGAFKDIGPRNKPSGFEENLNFGLGVNKLTPGQKNVLIFGGFALAFAFFLSLYSLR; from the coding sequence ATGAGTTCAGATCAAGTGCCTGGGCCCCAGCCCGAAGCCAGCGAACCCAGCGAGGTCATTGAGGCCGAGCTAGGCCCCCAAGTGGAAGCTGCGGTGTCAGTTGATCTGTCGGTTGATTCGTCAGTTGATCCAGTGGAGGATCCAGATACGCACCGATTTGAATGCCGCAGCTGCGGTTTCGTCTACGACCCGGAAGAGGGGGTGCGGAAGCTGGCCATCGCCCCCGGCACGCCCTTTACCCAGCTTGATCCGATCGGCTTCCGCTGCCCCGTCTGCCGCAGTCGGGTGGGGGCCTTTAAGGACATAGGGCCCCGCAACAAGCCCAGCGGTTTCGAAGAAAACCTCAACTTCGGGTTGGGCGTCAACAAGCTCACCCCAGGCCAGAAGAATGTGTTGATCTTCGGGGGCTTCGCTTTGGCTTTTGCCTTCTTCCTCTCCCTCTACTCCCTGCGCTGA
- the lpxB gene encoding lipid-A-disaccharide synthase, which translates to MADLGRRRVLFVAGEASGDLHGGFLVRELQRQVPGVEIAGVGGDQLRACGIDILADVRVLSAVGLVEIISSLRRHHRVMELLKHQMDNHRPDVVVLVDYPGFNMFVAKEAKKRGIPVFFYIAPQVWAWGQGRAKKMERLIERLAVIFPFEEPIFNAHGRDFARYVGHPLVDELQVSCSREQTRLRHGLSLEQPLLVLMPGSRRAEVRMLLPAMLKAANQLKLDGWQVVLLKAPTIDRSYLEQANGGEALPVSLVDGDAHNLLHAADAGVIASGTATLEAALLGCPHVILYRFSWLTYLIARLVIGQRSMGLPNVILGRQLFPELVQRHVTADKIVRSLRSLDADRALFNQAVQELQVTMGPPGASRRAADELVGLLK; encoded by the coding sequence ATGGCTGATCTGGGACGGCGGCGGGTTTTGTTTGTGGCAGGTGAGGCGTCGGGAGATCTCCATGGCGGCTTCTTGGTGCGCGAGCTGCAGCGCCAAGTGCCGGGGGTAGAGATAGCAGGGGTGGGCGGTGACCAACTGCGCGCCTGCGGCATTGACATCCTGGCCGACGTGCGAGTGCTTTCTGCGGTTGGCTTGGTGGAGATCATCAGCAGTCTTCGCCGTCACCACCGCGTGATGGAGTTGTTGAAGCATCAGATGGATAACCATCGCCCGGATGTGGTGGTGCTGGTTGACTATCCCGGCTTCAATATGTTTGTAGCTAAGGAGGCAAAGAAGCGCGGCATTCCTGTCTTTTTCTACATCGCGCCCCAGGTTTGGGCATGGGGCCAAGGAAGGGCTAAAAAGATGGAGCGGCTAATTGAGCGCCTGGCAGTAATTTTCCCGTTTGAGGAGCCCATCTTTAATGCCCATGGCCGCGACTTTGCTCGCTATGTGGGCCATCCACTAGTGGATGAGCTCCAAGTCAGTTGCTCCCGTGAGCAGACGCGGCTTCGCCATGGGTTATCCCTAGAGCAGCCCTTGCTTGTGCTGATGCCTGGCAGTCGCCGGGCTGAGGTGCGGATGCTGTTGCCCGCCATGTTGAAAGCTGCCAATCAGCTCAAACTTGATGGTTGGCAGGTTGTCTTACTTAAGGCGCCCACCATCGATCGCTCCTATTTGGAGCAGGCGAATGGTGGAGAGGCACTGCCGGTTTCCCTAGTTGATGGCGATGCCCATAACCTGCTGCACGCTGCCGATGCTGGTGTGATCGCCTCTGGCACAGCCACGCTCGAGGCGGCCTTGCTGGGTTGCCCCCATGTGATTCTTTATCGCTTCTCCTGGCTTACCTATTTGATTGCCAGGCTGGTAATTGGCCAGCGCTCTATGGGGCTGCCCAATGTTATCCTCGGACGCCAGTTGTTTCCCGAGTTAGTTCAGAGGCATGTGACGGCTGACAAAATTGTGAGATCCCTGCGCAGCCTCGACGCTGATCGGGCCTTGTTTAATCAAGCTGTGCAGGAGTTGCAGGTAACCATGGGCCCCCCTGGCGCATCCAGGCGAGCGG
- a CDS encoding photosystem II reaction center protein J has product MSGKKSNLPDGRIPDRLPDGRPAVAWRSRWTEGVLPLWLVATAGGMAVIFVVGLFFYGSYVGVGSA; this is encoded by the coding sequence ATGAGCGGCAAGAAGTCCAACCTGCCTGATGGCCGGATTCCAGATCGTCTGCCAGATGGTCGTCCTGCTGTTGCTTGGCGCTCTCGCTGGACAGAAGGGGTTCTGCCCCTTTGGCTGGTCGCAACAGCCGGCGGTATGGCAGTTATTTTTGTTGTGGGGCTGTTTTTCTACGGCTCCTACGTGGGCGTTGGTTCCGCCTGA
- a CDS encoding NADH dehydrogenase subunit K gives MTNTPSIEALKDLRAASCNPVGTPTITSDLSENVILTTLDDIHNWARLSSLWPLLYGTACCFIEFAALIGSRFDFDRFGLVPRSSPRQADLLIVAGTVTMKMAPALVRLYEQMPEPKYVIAMGACTITGGMFSADSTTAVRGVDKLIPVDLYLPGCPPRPEAIFDAVIKLRKKVGNEALVERGNLQQSHRYCTVSHQMKAVAPIVNGQYLAAETQRQALAASSSLPMPAPAAAIPAPVEA, from the coding sequence ATGACCAACACACCCTCCATAGAAGCTTTAAAGGATCTGCGGGCGGCTAGCTGCAACCCGGTTGGCACGCCAACGATCACCTCAGATCTCTCTGAAAATGTCATCCTCACCACCCTGGATGACATTCACAACTGGGCGCGCCTCTCGAGTCTCTGGCCCCTGCTTTACGGCACGGCTTGCTGCTTCATCGAATTTGCCGCCCTGATTGGCTCCCGCTTCGATTTCGACCGCTTTGGTCTAGTGCCCCGCTCCAGTCCGCGCCAGGCCGACCTGCTGATCGTGGCCGGCACAGTGACCATGAAAATGGCCCCTGCCCTGGTGCGTCTCTATGAGCAGATGCCGGAGCCGAAATATGTGATCGCCATGGGCGCTTGCACCATCACCGGCGGCATGTTTTCCGCCGATTCCACCACCGCCGTGCGGGGCGTGGACAAGTTGATTCCCGTAGATCTCTACCTGCCCGGCTGCCCTCCTCGCCCGGAAGCAATCTTTGATGCGGTGATCAAACTGCGTAAAAAAGTGGGCAACGAAGCCTTGGTCGAGCGCGGCAATCTGCAGCAATCGCATCGCTATTGCACGGTCTCCCACCAGATGAAAGCGGTGGCCCCGATCGTGAATGGCCAATACTTAGCGGCCGAAACCCAAAGACAGGCCTTAGCCGCCTCCAGCTCCCTTCCAATGCCCGCACCAGCTGCGGCCATTCCTGCTCCAGTCGAAGCCTGA
- a CDS encoding NAD(P)H-quinone oxidoreductase subunit J has translation MPDAIQTKAGDNPSSTALETPAPGAVGSWLGSQGFDHVALGRDHLGIEMIGVEAVFLPVIATALKSQGFDYLQCQGGYDEGAGGRLVSFYNLVKLAAISDRCTAGVMPPGEAPEEVRIKVFLERDGDLTIPTLYGLFRGADWQERETFDMYGIQFAGHPHPKRLLMPEDWKGFPMRKDYVQPDFYEMQDAY, from the coding sequence ATGCCTGACGCAATCCAAACCAAAGCCGGCGACAACCCCAGCAGCACGGCGCTTGAAACCCCAGCTCCCGGCGCGGTTGGCAGCTGGCTTGGCAGCCAGGGGTTTGATCATGTTGCGCTTGGCCGCGACCATCTCGGCATCGAAATGATCGGCGTGGAAGCGGTGTTTCTGCCCGTAATCGCTACGGCACTCAAAAGCCAAGGGTTTGATTACCTGCAATGCCAAGGGGGCTACGACGAAGGAGCCGGTGGCCGGTTGGTGAGCTTCTACAACCTGGTCAAGCTGGCAGCCATTTCAGATCGCTGTACTGCTGGAGTGATGCCCCCAGGGGAAGCCCCTGAAGAAGTGCGCATCAAGGTATTTCTGGAGCGCGACGGCGATCTCACCATTCCCACTCTCTATGGCCTGTTCCGCGGTGCCGACTGGCAGGAGCGGGAAACCTTCGACATGTATGGCATTCAGTTTGCTGGCCACCCCCATCCCAAGCGGCTGTTGATGCCGGAAGACTGGAAAGGCTTTCCGATGCGCAAGGACTACGTGCAGCCCGATTTCTACGAAATGCAGGACGCCTACTAG
- the yvcK gene encoding gluconeogenesis factor YvcK family protein, with translation MSRSRRAARWLQPGLVVKRWVLTSGLGLLVALLGAAVWADLQPIYWMLSSIQWLLAQVTGVLPRKFTGPLVLLVGAVLIWLGQSRSFGSIQQALAPEKDTLLVDALLAQRRLNRGPSIVAIGGGTGLSTLLSGLKRYSSNLTAIVTVADDGGSSGVLRRELGVQPPGDIRNCLAALAREEPLLTRLFQYRFKAGSGLEGHSFGNLFLSALTAITGNLESAITASSRVLAVQGQVVPATNADVRLWAELENGERIEGESKIGHASSPIVRLGCTPERPPALPRALEAIANADLIVLGPGSLYTSLLPNLLVPELVQAIRRSKAPRLYICNLMTQPGETDGLDVEGHLRALEAQLASLGVEERLFTAVLAQEDLGDSALIDHYRHQGAEPVACDTRQLRRQGYEVMLAPLQGARPTATLRHDPRSVALAVMRFFRNHQRGSGSAS, from the coding sequence ATGAGTCGCTCCCGGCGAGCGGCCCGCTGGTTGCAGCCAGGTCTGGTGGTGAAGCGCTGGGTGCTCACCTCCGGGTTGGGGTTATTGGTGGCCCTGCTCGGCGCGGCGGTGTGGGCCGATCTGCAGCCGATCTACTGGATGCTCTCCAGTATTCAATGGCTGCTGGCTCAGGTCACCGGGGTGTTGCCCCGCAAGTTCACGGGCCCGTTGGTCTTGCTGGTTGGGGCAGTGCTGATCTGGCTGGGCCAGAGCCGCAGTTTCGGCTCCATTCAGCAGGCCTTGGCTCCTGAAAAGGACACATTGTTAGTGGATGCCCTGCTGGCTCAGCGGCGCCTCAACCGCGGTCCAAGCATCGTCGCCATTGGCGGCGGTACCGGTCTTTCCACCCTGCTCAGCGGACTAAAGCGCTACAGCAGCAATCTCACGGCCATCGTCACGGTTGCTGATGACGGCGGTAGCAGCGGGGTGCTGCGGCGGGAGCTGGGCGTGCAACCACCCGGCGACATCCGCAACTGCCTGGCGGCCCTGGCTCGGGAGGAGCCCTTGCTGACCCGGCTGTTCCAATACCGCTTCAAGGCCGGGAGCGGCCTGGAGGGCCACAGCTTCGGCAACTTATTCCTTTCAGCCCTCACGGCGATCACTGGCAATCTGGAATCGGCGATCACCGCCAGTAGCAGGGTGTTGGCGGTGCAGGGGCAGGTGGTGCCCGCCACCAACGCCGACGTGCGTTTGTGGGCTGAGCTTGAGAATGGCGAACGGATCGAAGGCGAGTCGAAGATTGGCCACGCCTCCAGCCCAATCGTGCGGCTGGGCTGCACGCCCGAGCGTCCCCCGGCCCTACCCCGAGCCTTGGAGGCAATCGCCAATGCCGATCTAATTGTGTTGGGTCCGGGCAGTCTCTACACCTCGCTGCTGCCCAATCTGCTCGTACCCGAACTGGTGCAGGCCATCCGTCGCAGCAAGGCACCACGCCTTTATATCTGCAACCTGATGACCCAGCCGGGCGAAACCGATGGGCTCGATGTAGAGGGACATTTGCGGGCTCTTGAGGCCCAATTGGCCAGCCTCGGGGTGGAGGAGCGACTATTTACCGCTGTGCTTGCCCAGGAAGATCTGGGCGATTCCGCCTTGATTGACCACTACCGGCACCAGGGCGCTGAGCCAGTGGCCTGTGATACGCGCCAGCTGCGCCGCCAGGGCTACGAAGTGATGTTGGCACCGCTGCAAGGGGCAAGGCCTACGGCCACGTTGCGCCACGATCCCCGCAGCGTCGCCCTAGCGGTGATGCGTTTTTTCCGTAATCACCAGCGGGGCAGTGGTTCCGCTTCCTAG
- a CDS encoding glycosyltransferase N-terminal domain-containing protein, protein MKRAQAWLLLGLYRLLSLGLTPFWLILLLVRLAQAKEDPRRLGERLGWPSRRRPAGPLLWFHAASVGELNSLLPVLRALGQGAGAPVLLVTTVTRTSAALAGRVLPPAAIHQYVPLDHWLALLPFRCYWRPCLGVLAEAELWPELVQAMPHLHLINARMSQRSYLRHRRLPVYAGWLLARVELCLAQSQADAERFRRLGAGDVRALGSTKLDADPPPVNSVHLELVQQVFAGRSVLLLASSHAGEERQWLEAWAENKLTQRPFGLLLAPRHPQRAQEVLVQARQLGLSAVLWSDLAGGGLAPNPDVLVADVIGEMGTWISAAAVVVMGGSFYPQGRALGGQNPLEPVALGRPVLCGPDMANFSDLLEPLLAAGCLQQCADVAATLTAALPLLVQPLPRGHGEGLRLRGPSQLLASLLLKQCC, encoded by the coding sequence GTGAAGCGAGCTCAGGCCTGGTTGCTGCTGGGGCTCTATCGACTGCTCTCCCTTGGCCTGACCCCGTTCTGGCTGATCTTGTTGCTGGTGCGCCTGGCCCAGGCCAAGGAGGATCCCCGCCGGCTGGGGGAGCGCCTGGGCTGGCCCAGCCGCCGCCGCCCAGCTGGGCCGCTGCTGTGGTTTCACGCCGCCAGTGTGGGCGAACTCAACAGCCTGCTGCCCGTGTTGCGAGCGCTGGGCCAGGGTGCAGGAGCGCCAGTGCTGCTGGTGACAACGGTGACACGCACCTCCGCCGCCCTGGCTGGCCGGGTATTGCCGCCTGCTGCGATTCACCAATACGTGCCGTTAGATCATTGGCTGGCCCTGTTGCCCTTTCGCTGCTATTGGCGTCCCTGCCTGGGGGTATTGGCCGAGGCGGAGCTCTGGCCTGAGCTGGTGCAGGCGATGCCCCACCTGCACTTGATCAATGCCCGCATGAGCCAACGCTCCTACCTGCGGCATCGGCGGCTACCCGTTTATGCCGGCTGGTTGCTGGCGCGGGTGGAGCTGTGCCTGGCCCAGTCCCAGGCCGATGCCGAGCGCTTTCGGCGTCTGGGGGCCGGCGATGTGCGCGCCCTGGGCTCCACCAAGCTCGATGCCGATCCGCCGCCGGTCAATAGCGTTCACCTTGAGCTGGTGCAGCAGGTGTTTGCCGGTAGGTCGGTGCTGCTGCTGGCCAGCAGCCATGCCGGTGAAGAGCGGCAATGGCTTGAAGCCTGGGCGGAAAACAAGCTGACGCAGCGCCCATTTGGACTGCTATTGGCACCGCGCCATCCCCAGCGGGCCCAGGAGGTGCTTGTACAGGCGCGGCAGCTGGGCCTTTCGGCGGTGCTCTGGAGTGACCTGGCTGGCGGGGGCTTGGCTCCTAACCCCGATGTGCTGGTGGCTGATGTAATTGGCGAGATGGGCACCTGGATCAGCGCAGCGGCCGTGGTGGTGATGGGGGGTAGTTTTTATCCCCAGGGCCGGGCCCTTGGTGGCCAGAACCCCCTGGAGCCCGTGGCCCTGGGGCGTCCCGTGCTCTGCGGCCCCGATATGGCCAACTTTTCTGACCTGCTGGAGCCGTTGCTGGCGGCTGGCTGCCTGCAGCAGTGCGCCGATGTGGCAGCAACCCTGACGGCTGCCCTGCCCCTGTTGGTTCAGCCATTGCCGCGGGGGCATGGGGAGGGCCTGCGCTTGCGCGGCCCCTCCCAGCTGCTTGCTTCACTGCTGCTGAAGCAATGCTGCTGA
- a CDS encoding photosynthesis system II assembly factor Ycf48, translating into MTSLPLFRQLQALMRPLVSLLLVAGLGFGLSGCVTTGLPVAEASPWQAVPLATKANPLDVAFTDDRHGFLVGSNRLILETNDGGASWAERALDLPEEENFRLISLDFRGDEGWIAGQPGLLLHTTDGGQNWSRLFLDTKLPGEPYLITALGPNQAELATNVGAIYQTTDGGTNWQADVDDAAGAVRELRRFGDGRYVSVSGLGNFFSTWKPGDGTWQPHQRMSSQRLQSMGFQPDGSLWMLARGAQIRFNPDASNVEEWGKAVVPITNGFGYLDMAWAPDGSIWTGGGSGTLLMSSDGGKSWQKDPVGAQQPSNFTRISFKSDGKGFVLGERGSLLRWVG; encoded by the coding sequence ATGACCAGTCTTCCCTTGTTCCGCCAGCTTCAGGCCCTAATGCGGCCCCTAGTGAGCTTGCTGCTCGTTGCTGGGCTGGGCTTTGGCCTCTCCGGCTGTGTCACCACCGGGTTGCCTGTGGCAGAGGCAAGCCCCTGGCAAGCGGTGCCTTTGGCCACCAAGGCCAATCCCCTGGATGTGGCCTTTACCGATGACCGCCACGGCTTTCTGGTGGGTAGTAACAGGTTGATACTGGAAACCAACGATGGCGGAGCCAGCTGGGCTGAGCGGGCCCTCGATCTGCCGGAAGAGGAAAACTTCCGTTTGATCAGCCTTGATTTCCGCGGCGATGAGGGCTGGATTGCTGGCCAGCCTGGTTTGTTGCTGCACACCACGGACGGCGGCCAAAACTGGAGCCGTCTTTTCCTAGATACCAAGCTGCCAGGCGAGCCATACCTGATCACGGCCCTGGGGCCAAATCAGGCCGAGCTCGCCACCAACGTGGGCGCGATTTATCAAACAACCGATGGCGGCACCAATTGGCAAGCCGATGTGGATGACGCTGCCGGGGCTGTGCGGGAGCTGCGCCGCTTTGGCGATGGTCGCTATGTAAGCGTCAGTGGCCTGGGCAACTTCTTCTCCACTTGGAAGCCAGGGGATGGCACCTGGCAGCCGCACCAACGGATGAGCAGCCAGCGGCTCCAGTCGATGGGCTTCCAGCCCGACGGCTCCCTCTGGATGTTGGCCCGGGGAGCCCAGATCCGCTTCAACCCTGATGCCAGCAACGTTGAGGAGTGGGGCAAGGCGGTGGTGCCGATCACGAATGGCTTCGGTTATCTCGACATGGCCTGGGCTCCTGATGGCTCGATCTGGACCGGCGGCGGCAGCGGCACTTTGTTGATGTCCAGCGATGGTGGCAAAAGCTGGCAGAAAGATCCGGTGGGCGCCCAGCAGCCCTCCAACTTCACCCGCATCAGCTTTAAGTCAGATGGCAAGGGCTTCGTGCTGGGTGAACGGGGATCCCTGCTGCGCTGGGTGGGCTGA
- the lpxK gene encoding tetraacyldisaccharide 4'-kinase, whose amino-acid sequence MPLTTPRFWYQRRRGWQAWLLWPLGWLYGCAVTLHRRNTRRWPCSVPVLSIGNLTLGGTGKTPLGIALARGLEERGWRVAVLLRGYGTRRLNSCPVSATSFCAEVGDEALEYAQSLGEGVAWVGSNRRRSAALAVAAGATVILLDDGLQHWPLGRDLDLSLLDRKHGLGNRLVFPAGPLREPLDQLARADGLVFTGAEPVEPLPPIPVGWPSQKPRFAVRFCLVPPPQLQQERLVAFCGIGLPEKFFSALRACGLQLVATESFPDHHLYAESDLKRLLDLAHANGARLVTTVKDGQRLPHRFRQAVSLVPLQVDSASLAPLLNWLDQRLCALSGVRFDG is encoded by the coding sequence ATGCCCTTAACTACGCCGCGTTTTTGGTATCAGCGCCGCCGTGGCTGGCAGGCCTGGCTGCTCTGGCCACTGGGCTGGCTTTATGGCTGCGCCGTGACTTTGCACCGGCGCAATACCCGCCGATGGCCTTGTTCGGTGCCGGTGCTCTCGATCGGCAACCTCACCTTGGGGGGCACGGGCAAGACCCCTCTAGGTATTGCCTTGGCCAGGGGCCTTGAGGAGCGCGGCTGGCGGGTGGCGGTGCTGCTGCGGGGCTATGGCACCCGGCGCCTAAACTCGTGCCCGGTTTCTGCGACCAGCTTCTGCGCGGAGGTGGGGGATGAGGCCCTGGAGTACGCCCAAAGCCTCGGGGAGGGTGTGGCGTGGGTGGGCTCGAACCGCCGCCGGAGTGCGGCGTTGGCAGTGGCGGCTGGGGCCACTGTGATCTTGCTGGACGATGGTTTGCAGCACTGGCCCTTGGGCCGTGATTTGGACCTGTCCCTGCTGGATCGAAAGCACGGACTGGGAAACCGTCTGGTGTTTCCGGCGGGCCCACTACGGGAGCCCCTGGATCAATTGGCCCGGGCCGATGGGCTGGTGTTCACCGGTGCAGAGCCTGTTGAGCCTTTGCCGCCTATTCCCGTGGGTTGGCCGAGCCAGAAGCCACGGTTTGCTGTGCGCTTCTGTTTGGTGCCGCCGCCCCAGCTCCAGCAGGAGCGTCTGGTGGCCTTCTGCGGTATCGGCTTGCCGGAGAAGTTTTTTTCAGCTCTGCGGGCCTGCGGACTCCAGCTGGTGGCAACGGAATCCTTCCCGGATCACCACCTTTATGCTGAATCAGACCTGAAGCGTTTGTTGGATTTGGCCCACGCCAATGGCGCACGGTTGGTCACCACCGTCAAGGATGGACAACGCCTGCCCCACCGTTTTCGCCAGGCGGTGAGCTTGGTGCCGCTTCAGGTGGATAGTGCCAGTCTGGCTCCCTTGCTGAATTGGCTGGATCAGCGTCTTTGTGCTCTGTCGGGTGTTCGGTTCGATGGCTGA
- the psbE gene encoding cytochrome b559 subunit alpha encodes MAAGSTGERPFFEIITSIRYWVIHAVTLPAIFLAGFMFVSTGLAYDAFGTPRPDAYFQAQESKAPVVSRRYEGKSQLDQRLQ; translated from the coding sequence ATGGCTGCCGGCTCAACTGGAGAACGCCCGTTCTTCGAGATCATTACGAGCATCCGTTACTGGGTAATCCACGCGGTCACCCTGCCTGCCATCTTTTTGGCCGGTTTCATGTTCGTGTCCACGGGCTTGGCCTATGACGCCTTTGGAACCCCTCGCCCTGACGCCTATTTTCAGGCTCAGGAGAGCAAGGCTCCGGTGGTGAGTCGGCGTTATGAGGGCAAGAGTCAACTTGACCAGCGCTTGCAATAA
- a CDS encoding photosystem II reaction center protein L, whose amino-acid sequence MQRSPNPNNLPVELNRTSLFLGLLFVFTIGILFSSYFFN is encoded by the coding sequence ATGCAACGCTCTCCCAATCCCAATAATTTGCCGGTTGAACTAAACCGCACCAGCTTGTTTCTAGGCCTGTTGTTCGTTTTCACGATCGGCATTCTTTTTTCAAGCTATTTCTTTAACTGA